Part of the Caballeronia sp. SL2Y3 genome is shown below.
GTTGCATGAACACGAGAAAGCCGCGATCGCGTATCGCGGCTTTTTCGTTTGTATCGAGCGTGCATCGCAGGCCGGCTGTACGATACCCGCGTGTCTTTCTCGTTCTCTTCAGGGAGGCTTTATGCGAGTCTTGATCGTGGGCGCGACGGGATTGCTGGGCACCGAGATCGCGCGGATTCTGGCGCCCGAGCACGATGTGATAACGGCGAGCCGCAAGGGCTCGGATGTCGCTGTGGATTTGTCCGACCAGGCGAGCATCGCGGCGATGTACTCGAAGGTCGGCAACGTGGGCGGGGTGCTATGCGTCGGCGGGACGGCGAAGTTTGCGCCGCTCGACTCGCTCTCCGACGACGACTTCGCGTTTAGTCTCGCCAACAAGCTGATGGGACAGGTCAACCTCGTGCGTTGCGCGATCGGCCATGTGGACGCGGGCGGCTGCATCACGCTGACGAGCGGCACGCTCGCTCAACAGCCGATGATCGGCAGCGCGGCCGTGAGTATCGTCAACGCGGGCGTTGAAGGATTCGCGCGTGCGGCGGCGCTCGAGTTGCAGGGCACGATGCGCGTCAACGTGGTGAGTCCGGGATGGGTTGCCGAGACGCTTCAGTCGATGGGCAAGGACCCCTCCGGCGGCATTCCGGCCGCAGATGTGGCGCGGGCATACAAGCGCACGATCGACGAAGCGATGACCGGACAAGTGCTGCTCGTCGCCAAAGGATGAGCGGCGTCAGCCCGGTGCGGCCTTGACGCTTTTCTCCGATCCCGCGACCGACCAATAGACGATGCTGGGCCCGATACCGCGCGGCGGGTAAATGCGCCAGTCGTTCGCGCCATGGTGAAAGAAGTAGAGCGCGTAAAAGCCGCCGCGTATTGTGTCGGGCGCGCTTACGCAGACATAGCGGCTTCCGCCGGGATAAATGCGGCCGAAGCGCGCCACGCGCGCAGCACTTCGCGCATCGAACCTTCTGGCGATTTCACTGCGCAAAGAGGATGGGGTGTATTTGGCCTGGGCGCGCCTGTGATCGACAGTCGCGCAAGCGGACAGAGGCATTGCGGTGCCGCTCCTTATGTGTCAGTCGAACATTAGAGCTTAAGTGGCTGTTGGGCAAGTGAATTCGCGCGCGCCGCGGCGGTTGCGAGACACGCGCTCGACGCGGAGCGTCGTCATGGCCAAACGAGGAAACCGTAGCCGAATAAGACAAAAGGCTCTCCGGCCGAAAGCCGGAGAGCCTTTTGAATTTTTGGTCGGGGCGAGAGGATTTGAACCTCCGACCACCTGCACCCCATGCAGGTACGCTACCAGGCTGCGCTACGCCCCGAAAGAGCGAAAGTATATCAGAGCGAAACGGATAGTAGAACTGCTTCGGCGATTTTTACGGCAAACGTCGAAGAATCCACTTCTGCCGCTCATGCGTTACGACGCCGCGGCCGACGTGGCATCTGCTTCCACCATGTCCGGCATCTTCGCTTCCACGACGCGCGGCTTGGCGCTCCGTTGCCGCTGCCGGAACCGCAGCGCCAGCACCAGCGACACCGCGCACGGAACGAGATAGCCGAGCACGCGCGCGCTCCACGCCGTGCGCGACCCGACGGCCTCGTACCGCGTATGCGCATGAAAGCCCGCGGACGCGAACACCATCGTCAGAGTGAAGTCGAGGACCATGGCCAGCGCGCAAAAGACGCAGTAGATGAGCGCGCCGTTCCAGACCGGTTTGCCGCTCGCCGCGTTGGCCGTGCGGCACGCGAAGAGCACCGCGCCCAGCAGTAACAGATTGAAAAGCAACGGAACCCAGGGGAAGTCCATGTGCGGATGCCTCATGCGCTGAAGAGATCGGCCGCCCGCCAACCGGACGCCGGGCGCGATCTTCACACGCAGCCCCGTTGTGCTTGAATAAGAGTATTCCTAATCAGTTTGGCCGATCCGCCAGCGCCCCGGAGAGAAAGTCGATGAACGTGCGCACCTTCGTCGTCATGTATTTGCGGCTCGTGTACACGGCGTAGACGGCTGGCGCAAAGGCCGCGTAGTCCGGCAGCACGCGCACGAGCGCGCCCGATTCCAACTCCGCTTCGACGATCCACAGCGGGAAATACGCGAGCCCGATGCCGGCTTTCACCAGTTGTAGCGCCATCGAAGTGTCGTTTGTTTTCAACACGGCTTGATTTCTGACGATGACAGCGCCGTCCGGGCCGGAAAGCGTCACGGACTCGATGTTCGTATAAGTCGGCAGAACCATGCGATGCCGCGCGAGATCGTCGGGATGGCGAGGCTCGCCGTGACGTTCGAGATAAGCGCGCGAGCCGGCCAGCACGAACGGCATCGTGCAGAGCGGCCGCACGATCAGCGAAGGCGACGGCTCCGACGTCGCGCGCAATGCCATGTCGTAGCCTTCTTCGACCAAATCGACGAAGCGGTTCTCCAGCCGCAAGTCGACCAGCACGCCGGGATAGCGCGCCTGATACGCGACGAGCAGATCCGCGAACCGGCGATTCGCGAACCAGCCCGGTGCCGTCACCTTCAGCACGCCCTTCGGCTCGGCGGTCTGTGCGCCGACCGCCGCCTCGGCTGCCTGCAATATGTCGAGCGCCTCGCGGGACTGCTCGTAGTACACGCTGCCTGCTTCGGTCAGGCTCAGGTGCCGTGTCGTGCGGTTCAGCAGCCGCACGCCGAGTTGACGTTCGAGATTCGCGACATGCTTGCTCGTCATGGCCGTCGAAATGTCGAGGCGCTCGGCTGCCTTCACGAAGCTGCCGGCTTCGACCACTTCGCGAAACACGCGCAGGCTGGTGAGCGCATCCATCGTTCAGAATCCGCAGGGAAGGGAAAGCGCGATCTTAGCCGGATCACTTCGGCCATTCATCGAGCGCGTCGTTGAAGAGCGAGGCGACGACGCCACGCAGCCATGTCGTGCGCGGATCGTTGTGATACTTGCGATGCCAGTGCTGCCTAAGATCGAAGCGCGGCAACGGCAGCGGCGGCTCGGCGAGCGTGATCGACGCGTGCTCGGCGACATACGCGAAGCCGATCGCATGCGGCACCGTCGCGATCAGATCGGTGCGCGACAGGATGAACGGCAAGCTCATGAAGTGCGGCGTCTCCAGCACGGCACGGCGTCGCACGCGCTCTTTGTCCAGATAATTCTCAAGGATTTCCTGGCTGCGACCTTCCGCGCGCACGACCGCGTGACCGCATTCGACGAAGCGTTCGAGCGTGAGCGGCGCATTCGCAAACGGATGATCGCGCCGCATCAGGCAGATAAAGCGATGCGAGAAAAGCCGCTGCTGGAAGAAGTTGTTGCCGTGCAGGTCGGGGAAGTAACCGACGGCCAGATCGATGTCGCCGGACGCGAGCCCGCGCTCGACTTCGCCGTGCGATGCCGACACCGAGCGCAGATTCGCGTGCGGCGCTTCTTTCGCGAACGCCTGCAACAGACGCGGCAGAAACACGATCTCGCCGACATCCGAGAGCGCGATGGCGAACGTGTCGGTGCTGGAAGACGGATCGAAATGCTGCGTGTCCAGCAGGCCGCGCTCGATGCGGCTCAGCGCCTCGCGCGCCGCAGGCACGAGCGCGAGCGCGCGCGGCGTCGGTTCCATGCCGCGCGACGTGCGCACGAAAAGCGGATCGTTGAAGTACTCGCGCAGCCGCCCGAGCGCCGTCGACACG
Proteins encoded:
- a CDS encoding LysR family transcriptional regulator, whose product is MDALTSLRVFREVVEAGSFVKAAERLDISTAMTSKHVANLERQLGVRLLNRTTRHLSLTEAGSVYYEQSREALDILQAAEAAVGAQTAEPKGVLKVTAPGWFANRRFADLLVAYQARYPGVLVDLRLENRFVDLVEEGYDMALRATSEPSPSLIVRPLCTMPFVLAGSRAYLERHGEPRHPDDLARHRMVLPTYTNIESVTLSGPDGAVIVRNQAVLKTNDTSMALQLVKAGIGLAYFPLWIVEAELESGALVRVLPDYAAFAPAVYAVYTSRKYMTTKVRTFIDFLSGALADRPN
- a CDS encoding LysR family transcriptional regulator, translated to MNDLDLNLIPFLVAIEETRNVSRAAERLGVSQPRVSTALGRLREYFNDPLFVRTSRGMEPTPRALALVPAAREALSRIERGLLDTQHFDPSSSTDTFAIALSDVGEIVFLPRLLQAFAKEAPHANLRSVSASHGEVERGLASGDIDLAVGYFPDLHGNNFFQQRLFSHRFICLMRRDHPFANAPLTLERFVECGHAVVRAEGRSQEILENYLDKERVRRRAVLETPHFMSLPFILSRTDLIATVPHAIGFAYVAEHASITLAEPPLPLPRFDLRQHWHRKYHNDPRTTWLRGVVASLFNDALDEWPK
- a CDS encoding short chain dehydrogenase — its product is MRVLIVGATGLLGTEIARILAPEHDVITASRKGSDVAVDLSDQASIAAMYSKVGNVGGVLCVGGTAKFAPLDSLSDDDFAFSLANKLMGQVNLVRCAIGHVDAGGCITLTSGTLAQQPMIGSAAVSIVNAGVEGFARAAALELQGTMRVNVVSPGWVAETLQSMGKDPSGGIPAADVARAYKRTIDEAMTGQVLLVAKG